Genomic window (Fibrobacter sp.):
TATCCGGAAGTGCCGTAAGGGTTACCGGTACTCTTGCCGGTACCGGAACAGTGGCAGGAACAGTCGATGCCAGTGGAGGAACAATTGCTCCTGGAAATGGTGAACCGGGTACACTTACCACCGGTGCCTTAACGCTCAATAATTATTCTGTGCTTAACTTTGAACTTGGCACTTCAAGAGACAGCATTCGAGTGAATGGAAATCTTATTCTTGATGGTACCCTGAATGTAAATGCTTTGACTGGATTCGATGCCGGAATTTACACTCTGATCACCTGCTCTGGAACTTTGACAGACAATGGTTTGGAACTGGGTTCTATGCCGTCGGGTAAAGACTATGCTATCTCTGCTGGTGACGGTAGTGTTACTTTAACAGTCACTAATTCCACTGTAGTAACCAATCCTCCCACAGATATTTCTCTCTCCATGGACACCGTGCTTGAAGGTCAATCCTCAGGTGCTGTTGTGGGAATCCTTACTGCAGAGGATGAGGATACGGATCCTGCTGATCTAACCTATACTCTGGTAAGCGGTACGGGATCAACCGACAATGCTTTGTTTACCATCGTTAAGGATACTCTCAAGACCGCCACTGTTCTGGATTATAAAATTAAAAGTTTACTGAGTATAAGGATTCAGGTTGCTGATCCTGAGGGAGGAAAATATTCGAAAACCTTAATGCTTCATGTTATTGCCAATCCGGGAATAATGGTTCAACCGCACGATACTACAGTAATAGCTGGCCGCAACGCATCATTTTTGGTTCGGGTAACCGGTGATCCGCCATTTGTATACAAGTGGGTTAAGACAAAAGGGACAGTTGTCGATACACTCGATGATGATTCATTATTGACACTTGTTTCTGTGGAACAGACTGACAGCGGGACAACTTACAAATGCATTGTCTCCAATGCTGCCGGTTCAGTTACAAGTAGGTCTGCGGTGCTTAAAGTGATTTCACTTCCCTGGATAACTTCGCAGCCTCAAGATATAGCTGCTTCTGACGGAGATACGGCGGTGACTTTCAGTATTACGGCTGAAGGAACCGAACCACTCCGTTATAAATGGTTAAGAAACGGAACAGATTCCATAGGTGGATCAAGCTATCTAAGGCTCGATGGGGTAACTTTGGACGATGACGGTTCGTTTTTCATCTGTGAGGTGACCAATCCAGCCACAGATTTAGCCGATACGGTTGTCAGAAGTAACACTGCTTATCTCACAGTTGCTCCTGCTCCGCCTTATATTACAGAGCAATCTCAGCATGTTGCAGTAAAAGAAGGAGAGAACGCGGTTTTCTGGATAAGAGTAACCGGCACTCCCCCATTCGCATATTCATGGTATAAAATTGGAAATTCTGAAATATTTAGTGAAGCAGATTCGCTCGTTATTAAAGAAGTTGTAAAGAGTGACAGTGGCTCCTCTTTCATATGCGTAGTTGTCAATGATGGCGGTGTAGTTTACAGTGATACAGCAATTCTGCATGTGGGAAACGTCGAACCTAAGATCAATAAGAATCCCACTGATTATGAAATTCACGAAGGCGGGACCGCTGTATTTACAGCTAAAGCGACCGGCACTGCAGAACTGATTTACACCTGGTATTTGAAAGAAACCGGAGACAGTGTCGGATCAGGAGACACTCTGAAACTGAAGAATGTGTCCAAATCAGACAGCGGTAATGTTTATTACTGTGTAATCAGAAATAAAGAGGGTCAGGCTGAAACGGAACCTGCGGTTCTGCATGTTCTTGACGCACTCGCGGCACCGGAAATCACGCTTCATCCTGTTTCCCAGGCGAAGTACGTTGGTGACAGTGTAACTTTTTCAGTCAATGCCACAGGTAATCCAGCTCCGGAGTATCAGTGGTATAAAAATGGTGAACCGGTAACCGGGCAGACAGGTAAAAGCCTGAAATTGACCAATCTCAAGCTGTCAGATGACAGTTCAAAGATTTATTGTGTTGTGTACAACTCAGAAGATTCGGTTTTCAGTGATACTGCTATTCTTACCATCATTCCACCACCCATAGCAGGTTTTTCCGTAGAACCGATTGCCGGATTTGTTCCACTGACTGTCTCATTTGCAGACACATCACAGGGAGAGATTACTTCGCGAAAGTGGTATTTTGGTGATGGTGACAGCAGCACACAGAGGAATCCTGATAATGTCTATGAAACAGCCGGCAAATTCCAGGTAAAGCTGGTTGTGACCAATCCCTCGGGAAAAGATTCAACATCTGATACCATAACAGTATTTGCTGAGGGTGCCAACCCTGTAGTCATTACTGCAAGTTATCTGAAAGACAGAGATATCAGAATTGTACTGAAGAATCTAAGTGCCATCGAAGACGCTTTTCCTTCAGCCTGGGTTGATTCTCTCGGTATCTGGGTGGAAGAGGGAAAACTCCCTGCTTCTCCATCCACATCGGTACGCTTGAAAGCTTACAGCAAAAAGAAACTGATTGATGCGGGAGATTCCTTTGTCGATACTCTGACTCTTCCCGGCGATGGTGATCTTTACGGTTTGATGAATGCGCTTATCTTTCTGGACAGAAGCAATTCCGAATTTGACTCCCTTAATGGCTGCATGGTTTTCATGAAGGATACCATACACCCGGATAATCCGCTGTCTATCTCAGGATCACATCTGGGAGGCGATTCAGCTCAGATCAGGTTTGGCAATGTATCTTCTATCGATGATGAAAAGGCAGATTCGATCGGATTCTGGTACGGCACAGATACCTCTTCTCTCTCCTTCAGTAGTTCGAATTCACAATGGTTCTCAGTTGATGAGATAACCGGAGAATCACAGTATGCATTCAAAATCAGTGATGAATTATTCAATGAAGAAGCTGTTGAGATCTGGTTAGCAGTGGTGATAAAGGGGACAAATGGTCTGCTTAGCCCTGTTGTCAAATCATCTTTCAGCACCTTGACCGTATCAGTTGACAATCCGATCATTCTGAGTGCAGTCGCGCTCAGTGCAAGCAGGATAATGCTTAGCTGGCCAGAAATTGACGATCCGGAGATAACCCGTATCCGTCTCTGGATGGGAGAAAAAGCAGTTCCGGATGGTCCCATTATTCCCTCAGGTTTTGACTCAGTCAGGGTTTCACCATCGGATACAATTTACATTTTCACAAGTCTGAAGAGTGAAACAAGGTATTATTTCGGTGCACAAGTGTTTAAAGACGGGAAATGGTCACCCGTTACATCAAATGCCCGCGCCAGCGCGGTTACCCTTGAACCATCAGACACTACCAGGGTTGAAAACTGTATCCGTCTCGATCCCCCGGTCTTTGATACCCTCTCTGCTACAATCCGTCTCTCCTGGTGTCTTGACTCCTCCTGTTACATGGATGATTTGGACGTGGGAATCTCTTATTCCAACGTCCATTTTCCTGAGCTTAAACTTTACATCGGTCAAATCGTTGAGGTTACATCAGAATGCCAGAGTGTGGTTCTGAAGCTTAAGGAAAACACCTTATTGTTTGATACTACTTACTACATCGAGCTTTGGCTGCGTAAGACCGATGGTGAGTGGTCAAATCCGACTGAACTCTCAAAGGCTGTAGTGAGGACTCCTCCTTTTACCAGGGAAATAATGACATTTTTCAGAGAAGGAGAGGATACTGTAAAAGCCTTTAACGGTACGGTAGTATTCTGGAAAGACGCGACTTTTACCAGTAAAGCCCTTGTCGCCAATAACGATACTCTTTATGCTTTCAAGCCCAGGAACTACAAGGGAATGATTCCTGTGGGAACGGGTTTTTATCTGAATATCAGCTCTCCGCCTCTCTATATAGGATTGCGCTACATGGAGCTTCCGAAGGGGTACAGTGCCGATGATGTGCGGGTTTATCGTGATAACGGGTCGGAACTGCTTGTAGAACATGGCACGATTGTGGATTCCAAGTCAAAGACCATAGCGGTGAAGACTTCGGATATGCGCTATCCTTTCCTGCTTCTGATAGACACTATGCCTCCAGTTGTCACTTTCAGGGACACAGGCTCTATCGCAGAAAGTGAACGCACTCTCAGGGATACTATAGGTCTTGAAGACAACATCAGCAATCTTTACTGGAAATATATTTATGGTAAAGGTAACGAGGCTCCCTCGTATGAGAAACTCGACACCCTTGAAGGTGAAAGTGAAACTATCCGTCTCTCCGTATCTTCTGACCTGAAGGTAATAAGCCAGGATTACGGGCTGAGAGCATATCTAATAGTTTCCGATGGGGCACACGTGGATACTTTTAACCTGTCAAGGAGAGTCAGAAGGGAAAAGTCTGACCCGATCCGTACTACTGCAAAGGAGTGGTATCCACTTAAAGTTACATCTGAACTTGCGTATACCTCGCCTGAATCTGTTATCGAAAAACTCCTTGAAAAAGATGTCAAAGAGTACGATAACAGGTATATAAGAATGTTCAGATGGGCTGATGATGGCCGCAATGAATCAAGCGACAGATGGGTTGAATACGCAGACTCAAACTCATCCCTGTTTAAATTTATCCCAGGCAGACTCATCTGGGTAAAGACGCTGCACAATCAGGCGATAGATTTCGGAGAGGGTATCACCCTTTCTCTCAAGAGTAATTACCAGATAACACTGCCTCCAAAGGAATGGACCGACATAGGACTCCCCTACCGTTTCGGTATCAGGCTTGCCGATATACTGGAGTCTACCGGTAAATGTGATTCATTGCATTTTTATTCCTGGGCAAAAGACAGCTCAGACAGACGTTTCTATGCTAACGGTATTTTCGTACCGGGTTTTCCTGACAAGCAGAATCGGAACATGGAACTTAAGTTCGAAAATGATGGAGGATTCACCATCTTTAATCCCTACAAGGATACGATCCGTCTGAAGATTCCTCCGATCCCGCTTGCTATGTCAAAAGAGCAACCGCTCTCTAAAAAGTCCAAAGATGATGAAACATGGAGTGTGAAGATGATCTGCAGGACCGACAGCGGAGCCAGGCTACCTGATGTTTACTGCGGGTATGCCCCAGGGAATACTTTCTGTGATTATCCTCTTGTGCCCTCATTCTCATCGGCAAGAGTGGCAATTTTCCACAGAGAGGTAAACCGTCGGTACGGGCATCATATTGCAGGTAAATTTAACGGCAGGTTGGCACGGGAGATCGCTTTCACAAATACCGGTGATAAACCTGTAAAGATCTCTTTTAATCTGGAAAGAGCCGGAGTATTTCCTGCCGACCTTGAAGCATCGATGCTGAATACTGAAAGTGGTGACTGGCGCTCCAGCGGAACCGTTACTGTGGCCTCCGGACAGACTGAGTACAGGTGGCTTGTTATTGCTGATCAATCATATATGGAGCAGTTCAGAGAAAACACTTTAATGTTCAAGTACTCTCTGAAACCGGTTTATCCCAACCCGTTCCGATCTGTGGCAAATATAAGATACACGGTTCCTGCCGGATCAAAGGAATCTCTCCGCTTTACTCTTCACGACGCGATGGGAAGAAGGTTATGGGAGAAGACAATTGAGGGATCGCGCCTTTCCATGGGTGAACACCGTGTCACATGGAATGGAACAGATATAAGAGGAAAGAAGGTTCAAGCTGGTGCCTATTTCCTGAGTCTATCTGTCCTTGATGGGAAAAAGAAGGTAATAAAGAAGTTTCAGGCTAAGCTGACTTATATTCCATAGTTTGATGGAGATGGCTGCGGCATAAATGCCGCAGCGACGAAAGGAAACCCCGATAAATCAGGGTTGGGAGGCACGACAATGAGGTTGTTTTTTCAGGAAGCCCGGTTAACCGGGCTTTTTTTTTGATAGAGGCGGCATTAATGCCGCCTCTGGAATGGCTCTTGCTCTTTTGTCCACTTGAACAGGATTTGAGTTCTTACAAGAGCAAGGACGGATATGCTTTACAGAGTATTTTTCATAGTTTTAATCTTCTGTCTATCAGCCAGAGCAGACAATCCTCCTGAGATAACCTTCTCCCCGCCAAGTATAATCGAAGCAGTAGAGGGCGACAGTATAAGGCTGAGTTGCGGAGCCGAAGGCAGAGGTGATCTGACTTTCCGCTGGTTCAGAGGTGGAAAGGAGATCGATTCCGGAAGTACTATCGTTATTAAGCATCTCAGGAAAGTCCATGAGGGAAATTATGTCTGCATTGTGGAAAACCAGTATGGATCGGATACAACCGGGAACTGCAGAATAATTGTGAAAGGAGCTGCACGGGTAAAAGTGGCTCCTTCCGCTGAGACTGAAAAGATCATTTCCAGGAAGAAGAAAAGTCCTGAGATTATCAATCAAAAGCCTGAAAAAATACTCAACACCGTGTTTTTTCTCCCGCGTGTGTTTCTAGGAGAACATCTTGGGGGAGATTCCTTGCAACTGGCGATTCAGATTTCACCTCAGTCCGCCGATTCTCTCCATATCTGGTATGGCTCCTCCCCACTGCCCGACTTCAGCGACACCATTTATTCGCGCAGGCTCGATCCAGGATTTTTCTACTCCGATTCCGACACCATTTTTCTCACTTTACATGATAATATCTCAAAACCGGGTGATACGATCTATGCTGCTCTTGTACTGTCAGCAGGCAGACAGTTAAGCGATACTTTAATCACATCCTTTACCTCTAATAGGAAAATTTCCGGAGGCATCGAAGAAAACTGTAAGTACCCGTCAATAAGGGATGCAAAGATGCTGGAGAATTCTTTAGAATTGTGTGTGTATCTTGAACGTTGTGAATCAAATAGAGAGGATGTTTTACTTCTGTGTGAATCCTCTGATAAGGTCAATCCTAAGTTGTTTTTCAGCATTCCGGCTGGAGAGGACAGTGTCAGGCTGAAACTAGCCCTGTTTACTCCGGGAGAAGTTTACGATGTATTGCTGGTACCAGGGGAGAATCAGTACATCCCTTCCGAAAAGAGCCAGACAGGTCTGTTTACCATAAAGGTACCGGAACGCTCAGGTAATACTGCTACCGAAGAGAGTACCTCAATGAAGCCGGAAATCTCAAAGATCAGCTTTAATGGGGATAGCGTAATATTTAAAATAACAATGTCTTACACTGGCCTTGAGAGGGTAGTTTATACTATTCTTGATTCTGAAGGGAAAACTGTCTGGAATCGTCCGGTAGTTTGCACCGGCGAGGAAATTGACAGCCTTGTCTGGGATGGTTTTTCAGATTACTACTCCCAGGTGCCTGCCGGTTTTTATATTTTCCGTATAAAGGCTATTTTTAATTCCAACTCAGAAGAAGCGGTCGGATACCGGCAGTTCTGGTATAATCCCTCCCGTGGGAACATCTGAAAACCAATGATCACTGCGAGTTTTGCCAAAGAAATCTGCGGTGCGATTCATCTGCATACTACCTACTCTGATGGTGGTGTTAATTATCAGGAGTTGATAGACGCCGCAAATGCTGTAAACCTGGACTTTATTGCTGTTACAGATCATATGTCCCTTGGTGGAAAAGAGAGTGGTCAGGAGGGTTTCAGAGGTGATGTCTGTGTGCTTGTTGGCTATGAGCATCAGGACAGAATAAATCACAACCATTATCTTGCTCTGGGGGTAGATGAAGTTTTCCACAATCTTGACAATCCACAGGATTACATAAATGCGGTTAAGGATTCGGGTGGAATAGGATTCCTGGCTCATCCTGCTGAAAAAAGGCACTATTTCGGCAACCTGCCTCCTTACCCCTGGACAGAATGGCAAGTCAGTGGTTTTGACGGGATAGAGATATGGAATCAGATGTCTGACTGGATAGAAAAAATCCGTTCTCCTCTCAGTGCTATTCGCTTATTCTATCCAAGGAGATTTCTCGCAGCGCCTCCATCGGAACTTCTGATGAAATGGGATACTCTTAACCGTGAGAGATTCATCAGCGGTATCGGTGGAGTTGATGCGCACACCAGACGGGTAGGCAAAGGAATTTTTTCCATACTTGTTTTCCCTATCAAAGTGGAATTACAGGGGATTCGTACTCACGTTTACCTTACTGATGAACTAGACAAATCAGATTTCCCCGGATCAAAAAGGGCGATTTTGAACGCTTTACGTGATGGCAGGGGTTTCTTCAGTAATTTTCGAAGAGGAGATGCAAGAGGGACAGAGTTTTTCATGGAGTGTAAAGACGGGCAGATAGTTCTTCCGGGTAAACCCGCTCACTTCTCACTGCCATCAAAGCTCCTTGTTAGTTTGCCCGGAATGGGAACAATTCATCTTGTGGCTGATGGTAAACGTATCCGGACTGTTCAGGGTAAAAAAGCAGAATTCCAGATTACTGATAGTGGTATTTACAGAATTGAAGTGTATCGTAAATCAAAAGCATGGATCTACTCCAACCCCTTCCCTGTTGGAAACTATCCTTTCCCGGCTCTTCCCGGAACTGAATGATAATCTATTTTAGCCCTGTAAGAGAGTGCGGATTTTATATTTCTTTCTCTGACGGGACTGATTTTCTTTCCCCTGATTCCTCTATTTCTGTGGGATTACACTGGTGCGAATATCTTTTAAAAGCATTCTGGATGGTTTCTTCCTGCTTCGTATCCCATTACTGGCTCCTGTGTGGACAATCTTAATACTGGGGTGGATCACCGGAAATGAATCTGCGAGTATCGGTGGTGGATGGCTTCAGGGAGATATTCTGAAATGGCATTGGCTCTCTCTGATTGGTTTCTCTCTGATTGTCGCGTCAATTTACGTTGTGAACCAG
Coding sequences:
- a CDS encoding PKD domain-containing protein; translated protein: MLPVTNVLNTLLKKTRLYFPLILIFSFSTMAARLTVDQDGGAQYNNLSDAIKAASDSAGDTIYIVGNDVDTYDESWPMNIDSIVHFMSDKNDPDSFPIVRLSGGDWNNYWTNHGGTNRFERIILNNCGTIILSNTNRKCIIDRCVIQNFTSTVFTLRDNATDYLLITNTIFRNNATIFPRIANKNNNGPYGSAINCTFFNNDSVQAENSINPEQVSNQKFIDITNCIFAGNTVNLADADLKSVYTYNLLPTSESGWGEGSVYSNNPGFIGENPASISDFRLSASSPAINAGTNTGAPLTDIAGNSRSSTDIGAFEWIPTVFGDYTWDIDAAAGIQPGGGTWGTDAYWTFNGNGTTLVAWPGAGNSATFGGSDGSYTITVSGTQAVDSISFLNNGYTLTGGTLNFGNKNGLLVASGKTATIKSVITGTGGLNIQANDTTSSRATLHLDGANTYTGVTTIGRNIRLNVNSMSNGGSPGSIGASTNAAANLVIDGGQYRLTGGASSTNRLFTLTEKNGYLYSSGSGAMRFTDTGAIAFSGSGARILEFGGKFTGDTNSFSPIISNGNGGATALEKTGPSIWILNGANTFTGGVTIKEGILKAGNKQAFGNFDNTITVDSGAALDVNGLDLRGYTKGIVINGQVDENTGAIINTGAEQTSAIRKISLGSDATLGNKGNRFDIGRGYADSVCIEGNNNTLTIVTNYMGLLGKARSLKELIIKSGQLSVENDSAAGTAPITIDSGATFVSWGDRVFHNDINIKNNGSLLSPYDTGHTFTTVHNGTITVDGNATIRNPVRKNTMTIAGVITGSGNVTVSGDGGVVIFSNNNTYTGTTTVTLCTLQIGDGGTTGSIPTNVTNNHVLRFNRSNAYTYGSVISGTGTVIKEGTGTLTLSGDNTYTGPTTVSSGTLNVTGSLVSGSAVRVTGTLAGTGTVAGTVDASGGTIAPGNGEPGTLTTGALTLNNYSVLNFELGTSRDSIRVNGNLILDGTLNVNALTGFDAGIYTLITCSGTLTDNGLELGSMPSGKDYAISAGDGSVTLTVTNSTVVTNPPTDISLSMDTVLEGQSSGAVVGILTAEDEDTDPADLTYTLVSGTGSTDNALFTIVKDTLKTATVLDYKIKSLLSIRIQVADPEGGKYSKTLMLHVIANPGIMVQPHDTTVIAGRNASFLVRVTGDPPFVYKWVKTKGTVVDTLDDDSLLTLVSVEQTDSGTTYKCIVSNAAGSVTSRSAVLKVISLPWITSQPQDIAASDGDTAVTFSITAEGTEPLRYKWLRNGTDSIGGSSYLRLDGVTLDDDGSFFICEVTNPATDLADTVVRSNTAYLTVAPAPPYITEQSQHVAVKEGENAVFWIRVTGTPPFAYSWYKIGNSEIFSEADSLVIKEVVKSDSGSSFICVVVNDGGVVYSDTAILHVGNVEPKINKNPTDYEIHEGGTAVFTAKATGTAELIYTWYLKETGDSVGSGDTLKLKNVSKSDSGNVYYCVIRNKEGQAETEPAVLHVLDALAAPEITLHPVSQAKYVGDSVTFSVNATGNPAPEYQWYKNGEPVTGQTGKSLKLTNLKLSDDSSKIYCVVYNSEDSVFSDTAILTIIPPPIAGFSVEPIAGFVPLTVSFADTSQGEITSRKWYFGDGDSSTQRNPDNVYETAGKFQVKLVVTNPSGKDSTSDTITVFAEGANPVVITASYLKDRDIRIVLKNLSAIEDAFPSAWVDSLGIWVEEGKLPASPSTSVRLKAYSKKKLIDAGDSFVDTLTLPGDGDLYGLMNALIFLDRSNSEFDSLNGCMVFMKDTIHPDNPLSISGSHLGGDSAQIRFGNVSSIDDEKADSIGFWYGTDTSSLSFSSSNSQWFSVDEITGESQYAFKISDELFNEEAVEIWLAVVIKGTNGLLSPVVKSSFSTLTVSVDNPIILSAVALSASRIMLSWPEIDDPEITRIRLWMGEKAVPDGPIIPSGFDSVRVSPSDTIYIFTSLKSETRYYFGAQVFKDGKWSPVTSNARASAVTLEPSDTTRVENCIRLDPPVFDTLSATIRLSWCLDSSCYMDDLDVGISYSNVHFPELKLYIGQIVEVTSECQSVVLKLKENTLLFDTTYYIELWLRKTDGEWSNPTELSKAVVRTPPFTREIMTFFREGEDTVKAFNGTVVFWKDATFTSKALVANNDTLYAFKPRNYKGMIPVGTGFYLNISSPPLYIGLRYMELPKGYSADDVRVYRDNGSELLVEHGTIVDSKSKTIAVKTSDMRYPFLLLIDTMPPVVTFRDTGSIAESERTLRDTIGLEDNISNLYWKYIYGKGNEAPSYEKLDTLEGESETIRLSVSSDLKVISQDYGLRAYLIVSDGAHVDTFNLSRRVRREKSDPIRTTAKEWYPLKVTSELAYTSPESVIEKLLEKDVKEYDNRYIRMFRWADDGRNESSDRWVEYADSNSSLFKFIPGRLIWVKTLHNQAIDFGEGITLSLKSNYQITLPPKEWTDIGLPYRFGIRLADILESTGKCDSLHFYSWAKDSSDRRFYANGIFVPGFPDKQNRNMELKFENDGGFTIFNPYKDTIRLKIPPIPLAMSKEQPLSKKSKDDETWSVKMICRTDSGARLPDVYCGYAPGNTFCDYPLVPSFSSARVAIFHREVNRRYGHHIAGKFNGRLAREIAFTNTGDKPVKISFNLERAGVFPADLEASMLNTESGDWRSSGTVTVASGQTEYRWLVIADQSYMEQFRENTLMFKYSLKPVYPNPFRSVANIRYTVPAGSKESLRFTLHDAMGRRLWEKTIEGSRLSMGEHRVTWNGTDIRGKKVQAGAYFLSLSVLDGKKKVIKKFQAKLTYIP
- a CDS encoding immunoglobulin domain-containing protein yields the protein MLYRVFFIVLIFCLSARADNPPEITFSPPSIIEAVEGDSIRLSCGAEGRGDLTFRWFRGGKEIDSGSTIVIKHLRKVHEGNYVCIVENQYGSDTTGNCRIIVKGAARVKVAPSAETEKIISRKKKSPEIINQKPEKILNTVFFLPRVFLGEHLGGDSLQLAIQISPQSADSLHIWYGSSPLPDFSDTIYSRRLDPGFFYSDSDTIFLTLHDNISKPGDTIYAALVLSAGRQLSDTLITSFTSNRKISGGIEENCKYPSIRDAKMLENSLELCVYLERCESNREDVLLLCESSDKVNPKLFFSIPAGEDSVRLKLALFTPGEVYDVLLVPGENQYIPSEKSQTGLFTIKVPERSGNTATEESTSMKPEISKISFNGDSVIFKITMSYTGLERVVYTILDSEGKTVWNRPVVCTGEEIDSLVWDGFSDYYSQVPAGFYIFRIKAIFNSNSEEAVGYRQFWYNPSRGNI
- a CDS encoding histidinol-phosphatase, whose translation is MITASFAKEICGAIHLHTTYSDGGVNYQELIDAANAVNLDFIAVTDHMSLGGKESGQEGFRGDVCVLVGYEHQDRINHNHYLALGVDEVFHNLDNPQDYINAVKDSGGIGFLAHPAEKRHYFGNLPPYPWTEWQVSGFDGIEIWNQMSDWIEKIRSPLSAIRLFYPRRFLAAPPSELLMKWDTLNRERFISGIGGVDAHTRRVGKGIFSILVFPIKVELQGIRTHVYLTDELDKSDFPGSKRAILNALRDGRGFFSNFRRGDARGTEFFMECKDGQIVLPGKPAHFSLPSKLLVSLPGMGTIHLVADGKRIRTVQGKKAEFQITDSGIYRIEVYRKSKAWIYSNPFPVGNYPFPALPGTE